The proteins below come from a single Mustela erminea isolate mMusErm1 chromosome 14, mMusErm1.Pri, whole genome shotgun sequence genomic window:
- the C14H10orf105 gene encoding uncharacterized protein C10orf105 homolog isoform X1 — MFLWTMASGDWSGRRNLIQSGSISSFAGTLDLGPDKKQVRLPTGAMSTQGPSPPAFLTAPVTPGSSTEAADPLPMLIALACIFLLLASCLLFMTLCKPAALDPTQRRARECMPHHPGSPSEPQLRLWKRLGSLRRSLHSFRRGRPAPRRPLPGCDDSRDCDCTESTKM, encoded by the exons ATGTTCTTATGGACCATGGCCAGCGGTGACTGGTCTGGGAGAAGGAACCTGATCCAGAGTGGATCCATCTCATCCTTCGCTGGGACTTTGGACTTGGGCCCAGATAAAAAGCAAGTCCGTCTTCCTACTG GAGCCATGAGCACACAGGGTCCCAGCCCCCCGGCCTTCCTCACAGCTCCTGTCACTCCCGGCAGCAGCACAGAGGCAGCAgaccccctccccatgctcatcgCCCTTGCCTGCATCTTCCTCCTGCTGGCCAGCTGTTTGCTGTTCATGACCCTCTGCAAACCGGCAGCGCTGGACCCAACGCAGCGCCGGGCTCGGGAGTGCATGCCCCACCACCCTGGGAGCCCCAGCGAGCCCCAGCTCCGGCTCTGGAAGCGCCTGGGCTCTCTGCGCCGCTCCCTGCACAGCTTCCGCAGGGGCAGGCCTGCTCCCCGACGCCCCCTGCCGGGCTGTGATGACAGCCGGGACTGTGACTGCACGGAATCCACCAAAATGTGA
- the C14H10orf105 gene encoding uncharacterized protein C10orf105 homolog isoform X2, which yields MSTQGPSPPAFLTAPVTPGSSTEAADPLPMLIALACIFLLLASCLLFMTLCKPAALDPTQRRARECMPHHPGSPSEPQLRLWKRLGSLRRSLHSFRRGRPAPRRPLPGCDDSRDCDCTESTKM from the coding sequence ATGAGCACACAGGGTCCCAGCCCCCCGGCCTTCCTCACAGCTCCTGTCACTCCCGGCAGCAGCACAGAGGCAGCAgaccccctccccatgctcatcgCCCTTGCCTGCATCTTCCTCCTGCTGGCCAGCTGTTTGCTGTTCATGACCCTCTGCAAACCGGCAGCGCTGGACCCAACGCAGCGCCGGGCTCGGGAGTGCATGCCCCACCACCCTGGGAGCCCCAGCGAGCCCCAGCTCCGGCTCTGGAAGCGCCTGGGCTCTCTGCGCCGCTCCCTGCACAGCTTCCGCAGGGGCAGGCCTGCTCCCCGACGCCCCCTGCCGGGCTGTGATGACAGCCGGGACTGTGACTGCACGGAATCCACCAAAATGTGA